A single region of the Silene latifolia isolate original U9 population chromosome 8, ASM4854445v1, whole genome shotgun sequence genome encodes:
- the LOC141594913 gene encoding uncharacterized protein LOC141594913: MASGLNVRNLRVYSDSLLVVNHVNNEYVARDSKMIAYLKIATKQKSKFRTFKITQVPRDQNVEADALATLGATFQPTELSNIPITHVLTPAIQKEPDQNPVKEDVHMQCTQGARTLVSTVGQQDADWRMPYINWQRDGTLPRDRKEAPSFRIKASRYIMIDTILFRKSLAGPCLRSLSKEEAETVLQDVHGGECENHAGGRSLSNKILRQRYFWPTMRADAVNHAKRSEAMTEVKERQVISFIKRNIISRFGIPSEIICDNGSQFISDNTEGFCARWNITLRKPNSFSLVYGAEAVIPSEVLVPTHRYGCQTAAQNKVEMARSLDTVDELRESVYIRMASYKQSVARTYNKNVKIRTLEVGDLVLRRKGFGTNVGYLSDEEHFEGPSPAM; this comes from the exons ATGGCGTCGGGGCTTAACGTGAGGAACCTGAGGGTGTATAGTGACTCCTTACTTGTGGTAAATCATGTAAACAACGAATATGTGGCacgagattcaaagatgatagcctACTTGAAGATAGCCACAAAGCAAAAGTCAAAGTTTAGAACGTTCAAGATAACTCAAGTACCGCGAGATCAGAACGTAGAGGCAGACGCCCTGGCAACATTGGGGGCCACCTTCCAGCCCACAGAGCTATCAAATATACCTATCACCCATGTGTTGACCCCAGCCATCCAGAAGGAGCCAGATCAGAATCCAGTGAAAGAGGATGTACACATGCAGTGTACACAAGGAGCCAGGACGCTGGTTTCCACGGTAGGACAGCAGGATGCAGATTGGAGGATGCCGTACATAAATTGGCAAAGGGACGGGACACTCCCTAGAGACAGAAAGGAAGCACCAAGTTTCAGGATAAAAGCCTCCAGGTATATCATGATTGATACTATTCTCTTCAGAAAATCATTGGCAGGACCATGCCTCAGGTCCTTGAGCAAAGAGGAAGCAGAAACAGTACTGCAGGATGTGCACGGCGGAGAATGCGAGAACCATGCTGGAGGACGAAGTCTGTCTAACAAAATATTGAGACAGAGGtatttctggcccaccatgcgcgCAGATGCCGTAAACCATGCCAAACGCT CAGAGGCAATGACAGAGGTAAAAGAACGGCAGGTGATCTCTTTTATCAAGCGCAACATCATAAGCAGATTTGGGATACCATCCGAAATCATATGCGACAATGGATCCCAGTTCATATCAGATAACACCGAGGGCTTCTGTGCACGATGGAATATAACACTGAGAAA GCCAAACTCATTTAGCCTCGTATACGGAGCAGAGGCAGTGATACCCTCAGAAGTCCTGGTGCCCACGCACAGATACGGCTGTCAGACGGCAGCACAGAACAAGGTTGAAATGGCTAGGAGCCTGGATACAGTTGATGAGCTACGAGAAAGCGTCTACATACGTATGGCGTCGTACAAACAATCTGTAGCAAGGACATATAACAAAAATGTCAAGATCAGGACCCTTGAAGTGGGGGACCTCGTACTTAGAAGG AAAGGCTTTGGTACTAATGTTGGTTACTTGTCAGATGAGGAACACTTTGAGGGTCCATCCCCTGCCATGTGA